The sequence TGCCAGACACCTGTCCCTGGAAACACATAGCACTCTATATAGTCCATAGAACATCAAAAGTCAGAGTCAGTTTCATAAATCTGTTCTCCTTTTATATACAGGGACGCTACTTTGAGGAGCAGGTATTGGGGACTCCTAGTGCCCCTCCAATTGCAGGGGTCGAGGAGGATGTTATGTTTCATGCAGTTGGTAAGGACATCAGAGACTGTGATAGAAATTCATTGATTTAACTTGTCCTGGAAATGGTGTTTTCCTTGGCATTCATATGGTATTGCAAACAGAAAGGGCTGAAATGGATGGAGGGCTTGAGAGGAATGGAGTATCATCAGTAGCAGATATACTGGCCCAAGATGTTCATGAGCTTCATACGAGGTAAATCGAAATTGTAGATTGCTCACAGTTATAGTTTTTATTACATTTTGGGGCAAATCTGGCTAACATTTGCTCTTTGCCTGTTGAAATTATGCGAATTCAGCTCAATTGTTCATGAAGATGGCGTTGAGAATAACTTATTAGCTCAGATACCGAGCTTCACTATTAAGTGAGTTTTGATTTATCTTTAACCTTATTCATTTGAAGATGTTGTTGTCTGCCtcctgttcttattgcttgcttgctCTCGTCAGTGTCCAAAATGCATGGCAATCCTTTGTTGCATATGATGCATGCTTCAGGTTATGTCTGAATGCATGGGCAAGAAACTGCATGGAAGCTCCAGACTTCCTTCGGGATGAGTGCATGGTACTGCGAAGTGCCTTTGGGTATGCAACAGCTTATGCATGAGTACATGTTCTGAGTAATCTAGTATTACTTCACTATTTTTGCCTTTTAGCACACAACTTATGTGCTTCTTTTTATGAACAGAATACAGAACTTCTTGCTTCATCCAAAACACAATAGTCAAGTTGATGGTAAACAAATGTATGATAAGGATGGAAATTGTACTATAAAGGGAAGGAAACTTGTTAAACAGATTGAGATTGAAGGTATGTATAAGCAATCATTTCAGTCATCAACATTACTCGCCTTGAAACATTACATCGGAAAATTCTTCAGGAAAAGGCTAGCATATTACAATAAGGAATGTCCGAACTGTAAACTTGTAGCAATGTTTGAAAAACAAAGCAAGCTTACACTAACATATTTTTATTAACAGTAAAAAAGATACGGGTTGTACCTCAAAGACCAAAGCTTCGAGCAACATCATCCTTTAGAAATCTCTACATGCAAGCTGGCAGTGAGTATGTCAGACAGATTTCTAAGATTCTGAAGAGCCAGGTTACGATGTTGACATCCACATCATCTACATCTTTGCCGGAAGGTTAATATGAAAGTTTTTGTTTTCCTATAGCAAACCCCAGTCACAGTAATATTTACATCGACAGTAACACAGTGTCTATGGCTCTATGCTTTCAGAAATGTTCACATGCACTCTAGAACTGCAAAGTTCTTGCAAAGGTCATAAGAGAGATTCAATTTCTCCACAATATTTGAAGCCAGGGACTGGTGAATCTCAACTCTTGTAAGTTACATCCTTAGTCGTTGTTCTGTGATGTACTTGCATATTCATTCTTTCATTGGAACTATGAAACAGATAGTATTCTTGAACCGTCTGTTATCACTTATGTTTTAGTTATCTAGAGAGCCAGGGGGATGTTATTCTTGTTGAAGTACAAGACAACAATAGGGTTGTCATAGGCCGTGCAAAAATTCAAGTTTCATCATTGACTGATACTCAAGTATGTCTAAACAAATTCATGAGTTTAGTGCAAATGTTTCATGATAATTCTGTAGTCACTGAAGGAGTTTGTATTTGGACAAATTTGAAAAGCAGCAGGATGAAATCATCAGGTGGTGGCCTCTATATCTTGATGATCAAGATTGTGTCGGAAAAGTTCAGCTTGGTATGAATTTATCCATGTCTTCCAATAACTATGGGTCCGAAAAGGTTAGTTATTCTCATCTTTTCTTTCTCCAAATCCATCAAACATTGTGTTAACCTTGTCTCATCTATATTCTTATAAGAAAACATATTGTATTATCGTTACAGATGCTGCAAGGTGGCCCTGCAGTGGATACCATCATATATGACATGGTTCTGGAAGCGGCAATGAGGGCTCAAAATTTCAACAGCAAAATGCTTCATATCAATGGTCCATGGATTTGGCTGTTGGACGAGTTTTCTGATTACTATGGAATATCTGATGCATATAGAAAATTGAGGTGAACAATTGTTTTGCTTGTGTATAGTCAATGATGATTGGTGAATATAATTATACATGATAGAATCACATCATATGTTACTTTTTACAGGTACTTGTCTTACATCATGAACGTGGCAATACCAACCAAGGATTGTTTGGAACTTATATATGAACTTATCGTTCCAGTCACAAAAGCACGAGAAGATAGAACTTTAACAAGACAAGAGGTATCATCTAAGTTCTCTCTATATATTATTGCAAAACTCGGAGAACTCGGAGATAaaattgcaaaacattaaaatgcTCGGCAAAATATTTACCAAATCATGTCCACAAAATACACTGGGCAAATTGAGAACCTTCTACAATTCCAGGTTTCAGTAGTACACATCAGTTATCGTGTTTTGTTCTTTGTTACAGCGAAGTATTTTGATAGACTGTGAAGATCGGATTAAGAGTCTCCTTGCAGCTCTGTTTGAAAATTACAAATCACTGGATGAATATTCTCCAACTGGCTTGTCAGATTTATTTGGCCCCATAACAGATTCTGCTGCACCAGCTTTGGCACCTGCTGTTCAGATATTCAGTGTACTGCATGACATTCTCTCCAAAGAAGCACAAGACATACTTAGGAACTATTTGCAGGTCAGACACCACAGACACTTGTTTTGAGCAGTTTGCGTTTCAATGCCATCTTCAGCAATGATAAGGAATGTTGCATATTGCATGGTGCAGAATTCGAACAATCAATCTAAAACGACTTCATCTATGATCAGTAACATGTGATGGATCATTATGAAACTACATTATACAAATTGCAAACATTTTAACATAATGCAGTAATTTCCCATAATGTTAGATTAGATGAAGTTGATTGTTCCAACTCTGCACCATGATGAGGTGGTACGACTAGCATATAGTATGGTTTTCCAACTCTGCAACATAATGCAGTAATTTCCCATATGGTCGTTTGAAATTTATCATATCCATCCTTGTCAGAATGGATATATCTAGTCCAATTAGCAGACTACACTGATGTATCATTTACGTATTATGGTGCAAAATTACCGTCAACAGAAAAAATCTATAGCATAATTGCATTTAAACTAGCAAAAGTGACGATTAGTCATTGTTTTCCTTTGATTCTTTTTTAAAGGCAATAACATAAAGACTCTTTTACAGATTGCTGCTGCGAAAAGGTGCAGGAGGCATATGATCGAGACAGATGAATTCTTATCAAGCAATAACGACAGTCTTCTTACGGACCCTATGACTATATCTGCTGCATATCTTAAAATGAAGACATTGTGCATTAACATGAGTCGTGAAATTCAAGCTGACATTAAGATTCACAACCAGAATATACTTCCAAGGTAGCATATATGCTTCCAAGTAATAGGATTTTCTTCTGTTTATCCACATGTTGGATTCTCTcacaaatttgagttttctttTAGTTCCATAGATCTGCCAAACATAGCAGCATCCCTATATAGTACCGAACTCTGCAAGCGGCTGAAAGGTTTTCTTTCTTCAAGTCCCCCATCAAGACCAGTACAACATGTTGCTGAACTGATAACCGCAACTTCTGAGTTTGAGAGAGATCTTGAATCTTGGCAAGTGAGGTAAGATATTGATATTCCTTTTTGGAACATGAGTTAGCAATACTAGCCATGTTTAGCTGATGTATTTTTGTTCTGTTCACACAATTGTTGTAGACCTGTTCATGGCGGCGTAATTTCGAGACAGCTCTTTCATGACTACATCATGGTGTGGATTGAAGACACTCGATTGCAGTTACTTGATAATTGCAAAGCTGAGAAGGTAATAAACACATACTTCCTCCTTCCAAAATTTAAggtttttagtttgtcaaatcaaACTTCTATAAATTTGTTTTAGTTTATAGAAATTCACCAACATCTACAACATCAGACTAGTTTTGTTAAATCTACCATGAAATGTCTTGTGGATGTTGACATATTTTGTTGTAAACTTGGTCAAAAGCTAGAGAAGTTTGACTTGTGAAACGGAGGTACTACAAGGCAAGAAATATAGATCATATGGATGACCTTTAGCTGTTGAACTTAATTGATTTCATTCACCTCTCTTTGCAGATATCATGCCCTGCCGTGTCAACAGTCTCGCCATTTGTTGAGCAAATGTATGAGCAAATAAAAGAGAGCATAAATGAGTATGGAGTGGTTATCAATAGATGGCCTCAATATCTGATGAGTTTAGAGAGTGTATGTACACAACTGCATTCTTTGAAACAGACCTCATATTTCTCCTACAATTGAGTCAACttatatttcttttctttttcaggcTGTTGCTGATGTTGAGAGAGAAATTATGAAGGCACTGGAGAAGCAATACATGGATATtctaatgcccctaagagatggCATACCAGAAAAAATTGAGAAGCAGGTCCAGAGATTAACAAGAAGACAATCTATAGCTCCCTATGTTGTGCCAAATCAGGTAGATATGCGTGCAAGATATTATGGAGCTTGATGTGATGGTTAGTTCACGACTGACCAGTTTGCTGTTCTTAATCACAGTTAGGAGCATTCATGAACACAGTAAAAAGGATGCTAGATGTGTTACACTGCCGAGTCGAAGACATTCTCAAGTCATGGGCAGCGTACCTTACTATATCATGTGGGAACACTGTTTTTGGAGAGCAAATGAACTCCATCACAGTCATGCTGAAGAAGAAGTACAAGAAATACCTGCAAGCGATAGTGGACAAGCTTGTCAGCAACGTAAGAATGATTTTTCATGCTTTATAACAAGTTCCACTCTTGGTCCAGAGCTAACTAAGGCAATTTGCATATAGACGGAGCTCATAGTTTTTCTTTTGGGTTTTTTTTTCAGACACAAGCTAATCGGAATACGAGACTCAAGCGAATTCTTGAAGAAACAAGAGAGGCTGATGGTGAAAGTGATATACGAGATAGGATGCAGGCTGTCCGCCTCCAGCTCTCGGATTCAATTCACAATCTGCATGAGGTCTTCTCCAGCAGAATATTTGTTGCTATTTGCCGAGGTTTCTGGGATCGGTTAGGCCAGGTAATAAACGTGGCAACAGCAAAAGTACTTTGAATATTTCCGTTTGCTGTGAATGCTTATTATGCCAAACTCACTTTGAGCAGATTGTGTTGAGATTTCTTGAGAGCAGAAAGGAGAACAGGATTTGGTACCGAGGATCTGACTATGCTCTAGGGGTAAGCCTCAACTTATATTGGGACTAGCAATGCCAATGAATGAAAATCAATTGTGTTGGGGCTATTAGCATGTAAAATGGAATTGAGCAGCATAACCTGATACTTTTACATGCAGATCCTTGACGATGTCTTTGCATCGGAGATGCAAAAGCTGCTGGGCAGCGCTCTGCAGGACAAGGACCTGGATCCACCGCAGTCAGTGATTGACGCCCGCTCCATCCTCTGCTAGGGCGTGTGGCAACAGTTTTCTCTACAGATTGCTTCAGCAAAAGGCCGGCGTTGGTTTAGTTTTTGTTTTATATATATTCCTTGGTGTGCAGAATATGTACAGATGGAGACAACCGATTATTCCTGTTCATAGTGTTTTGCTGAATTGTTCAAATAAATAGTGGTTAAAAAAACTGTAGCCCGTAAACAGGTTAGAGAACACAATCTGTACTTGATTGTGTACTTTCTACCTCAGTTCTTGCCTTCCCCATCTAATTCCATCCAAATATTGTACCCTGAATTGAGTGAACCTTGATACAACTGATTCTTGTTGGCTCATATGTGTTCAAGCCTGCAATTTGGAGAACATCTTTTCCCCAATTTACCTCACCTGTGCCATGGCCACAACGACTGAGCTCTCCACATCGCTGGAGTATGTGTCAGTTACGAGGATGACAACGATGTTGCAAGAGATTAATGAGAGGTTGGAACGCTTCAATAGCGTGTCCACGGTGTCCTCGCCATGTACGACCTCGACATCCGCCCCAGTCTTCGCCACCAAGGGTTGTGTTGTCCGCGCTGGCGACGTCCCCTGCGGCGATCGTGGTCCCTTTGGCACTCCGATTGTGTCCATAGCTTTGAGCAGTGTGTCGTCGCGTCAAAGTACTTTGTCGACCGCTCTGATGCTTGCGATCGGTGGTGGACCTAGAAATTGGTCAAACCTGGGCCTACCGTAAACTCGCAATAGTAGCATAAAAAGAATAATTGTACAGCGAAACAACATTGTCATAAATGTTAAAGATTGCATACAGGTTATGACGTGGCTTCTCCTTCCAAACATATTATGTCAACATCAACATTATTGCTTCTTGCTCTAGAACCTTGAAGGAAACCATATTAAAAATGCGACTTAAAAGGTAATGTTCAATAAATTCAATGTTGCTACATATCGCTAGTACGAGGTTCACCTTGCGCGTTCTCATGCCTTgaacaatatactttgtatcttcAATTGTTGCAAACATTTCCCTCTCAATGAGATCAAATTAAAACCTtttggataccaaagcccaaatttaggtgtatgaactaaatatctcaagattcttttaatGGTTCTaatgtgacattccttaggatcaacTTAGAATCTTACACACATGCACccagaaagcattatatccgatcTAGatacacataagtaaagtaatgaaccAATTATAGACCAGTATTCCTTTTGATCAACCGAGTTACCTTCTATGTCAAGATCGAGATGTTTATTGATTCTCATGGATGTCTTGGtgggtttgacatccttcatcccaaacttctttaaaaTGTAttaagtatactttgtttggctaatgaaggtgtcatacttgagttgcttgatttggactttaactccctcatcatagacatctcaaattccttgaccataatcctactaaactcttcacaagactatcAATTAGTAGAAACAaagataatgtcatcaacataaatttggcaaacaaatagATATCATCAATCTtcatagtgaaaagagttggatcgactttcataGTGAAATGAATTTGGAataagaaagtctctaaggcattgatACCATGTTATTGAGCTTAAAGACATGGTTAGAATACTTATCATCTTCGAAGCCAAGAGATTGCTCAACataaacctcttccttgatcggtccgttgaggaatgCACCTTTCATgttcatttgataaagcttgaaatcatggtaagtagcatagactaATAAtaaacaaattgactcaagccgagCTACGGGTGaaaaggtttcatcaaaatccaaagctTAGACTTGTGAGTAACTTTTGGCCACAAGttatgccttgttccttgtcaccacaccatgttcatctttcTTGTTGCAAAAgatccacttggttcctacaacattttggttaggacatagtACTATGTTCCAAACCTCATTTCGTTTGAAGTTGTTGAATGCTTCTTGCATTGCTATCACCCATTCTGGGTCCTTAAGtgcatcttctaccctaaaaggctcaagagAAGACACCAAAGAGTAATTCTCACAAAAATTTGCAATTCTAGAGCGACTAGTAACTTCCTTACGTATGTCTTCAAGGATCATGTCCATCGGATGATCTCTTTAAACTGTTTGGTAGACTCTTAGGTGAGGTACTTGAGTTCTTAATGGTTGAATTTCTTCTTCATCCTTGTCTTGATTTTCTTCATCTCCCTCTTGATGTGTGCCATTTGGGTTGTATTGAtcttcatcttgagttggggatgaAGTTTCAAtgcaggatggttgatcttgttatTGATTTGGCTCTTGCAGACACACATCCTAAATGGACATGTTCTTCAATGCGGTACATGGAGCCTCCTCCTCATCTAGTTaatcaagatcaactttctcttCTTGAGAGTTGtttgtttcatcaaacacaacatcacaagaaactttgTTGGTCACTCATTTTTGATTCCTTTAGGGTATCAAAAACAAGGAACACAATTAGTTCAGGCTCCATGTTTATTCTTTCTCCTTAGGGAGAAGGTTAATTATTGTAAGAAGATGTAGGAAATGAATAAGGGAAACATAAAGAACACTTTGAGTAAATCATGCATAATATAAAGGTAAGACAAACAATTTATCCTTCCTCTTATTTAACAAAAGATTACACATACACCTTTGACTTTGCGAAGTTACAAGAGGAAGAGGAAAGAAAATACATCTTCAAAGGCAAAGTGGTTTGTTTCTCTCTGATCGAAAAGATGTCCCTAATGCATGGAACTATTTCTATATTTATAGTGGTGAGGTACAACTTTGACAAAATTACAATTGTGCCCTATACATTCGAACTAGTGAACAAACTAAGGGTAGTGTTGTCTTTTCCTCCTGCTATCTTGTTGAGCAAGCCTTCAGAATTTCTCATAGATTCGTTTTGCTTATTAGCCATGCACACCTTATTAATCCTAAGTTGGTTCCTACGTACTTACGCTCGTGGCTGTTCTAGCCGAGGCTGACCTTCTATATTGTACCTATAGCACTTTAAACATGCTAGAAAATAACTGTTAAGTTagtgttttgaggacctttagaagatgaaggccccccaacagtagccccttgtggTATCAgttcgtttttcataacgagatCATACCATAAAATAAATGAAGGCCttgtgccgaaggtccgaaaaatacCTTCCCTAAGCTTGTTAGCGAAAAACAAATTATTGAAAATATGCCTTCGTAAGAGCCTACCAAGAGGGACTCACTTGCAGTGAGAAGCCATGTTTTAAATTTTTTGACTCATGTGTTTCTTGGATGCATTGTGTATAAAATGGGCTGGGGTTTTGTTTCACCAATCACGTCATTCATTTGCTTTTACTATTTAGCAACTTCCTGTTTTGAAAGGGACATTAGTAACTATAGAAAACAACACATTACCAACAGTTTGTTTTATTTAAATTTTAAGGTACAATTTTCTGTTGTTTCTCCTTCGTCTAATTAACTTTAATGCTTTTTGAGAGTGAAGACCTAATAGAGCTTCGTTTTTTGTTACAGAGTCTACTCTTGAGCAAGGCTTTGAAATTACAACAAGAAAATGAAGAGATAAAGAACGAATTTATCATTAGTGGCTTAGAGGAAAAGATTAAGAACCTTGAAAATTCTTTAAAGGAAAAAGACTCTTTGCTCAGTATAGCCGAAGGCTCTCTTACTGAAGCTCGTCTCTAGAATGAGAAGCAAGGCATTCAAATTTCAAatcaaaatgcaagaattgaaaaGCTGGGTAAAGAGCCAAAAGAAGCAAAAACAACTTTGGAAGAAAACACGAGTCGATTCAACCTTGAATCCGAAGCCTTAAATATGAAAGTGAAAGCCGAAGCTGACAAGAACTTTAAGCTTAGCGAAACGCTAAAAACTCTTCGAGATAGATGCTTCAGCTTCGCAACACAATGTTCCACTCGGCTGAAGGATATTTTAAATTCTGTCGGAGCTACATTTGAGGAAGCCAGTCATTCTGCCGAAGACATTCCAAAGGCACTCGGGTGGATTGAAAAAGAAATTGaagatcttgacgaagttatagtcgGCCATGGTGACTTATGTGCACTAGTGGCTACCCGTGGAACAACCGCTGTTTTCGCCAAGGCTGGATGCAACCATCTGAAAACCGTCAATAAACCAACCTTTAGCCTTTCAACATCAGATTTGGACAACATCCGGCTGAAGCTAGAAGCGTGGGCAATATGTTTATCActcaaatctggacgaagggtggcCAAGAAGTTGCTGGAGATGAAGCTCGGGCTTTAATTAACAAGGTATGAAAATTTTCCCGCTTTTCATGCTTCACAATTATCTCATTGTGTTTCATTACTTCTTTTTGTTATTTCCAGGGCGAGACTGATGAAGATTGACAAGCCGAAGCTTATCCAATAATCCTGAAGAATGCTTCCGAAGCTGTCTTGCAATTTTTGCAGTAGTCCTGAAAGATGCTCTTAGAGCTCTTTTTTGTAAATGAAAAACATTATATGTAGCAAAACATTGTCGAAGAATGTAATATCTTTGTAAACATTTATGAGTACCTTGTAATATTTCCTTTCTTCTACTGTTActtgctttgctgtggatgaaACCAGTGTTAccgtcttttgagccgaaggcgaaaaacaccttcccttcttttcgttcacaacgaAGCATTCTTGAGCCAAAGGCAAAAAACATCCTTCTTTTCATTCACAACGTAGCAttcttgagccgaaggcgaaaaacaccttcccttggtTTTCATTAATGTCTCATGCAATGCGCCATGGTGCGATGAAGCTAAAGATGTCTAttgaatgtttgtatgaatgtgAAGTATGATGTGATGAAGTATGCAAGTGCATGCCGAAGATAACAAAACCCACACGAACACGCACACAGACTCGTTATCCCCTTAGgagcgactttggagtctcttcaccttcatTTGGTGGTATtctagctctacatccccttaggaacaactttggagctaagttctgcatctccttaggaacgactttggagcttcttcaccttttacttaggtggtattttagctctgcatccccataggaacgactttggagctacttcaccttttgcttaggtggtattttagctctgcacccccgcaggaatgactttggagcttctttatatttttacactcgatggtgtaatctcagatctttacattttacatatgaGGGAAATTTTCCCTTGTATTGGACAGGGCTAGCAaaagaaaatgaaaattacaacctatggccccattaaaaacctttctcccctcttgaaaggaaaagggtgctgtaggaaaaaagaaaattacatgactgttacacataatatctccgaagctcatctgcGTTCCAGGAACTCGAAATATCATTCCCATCCATGTCTCTTAACCTGTACGATTCTAGCcttgacaaagatactaccaagaaggggccctcccacttgagtTGTAGCTTCCCCACTGTTTTTGGGTTAGCtatccttcgaagcaccaaatgccctggcttgatgttttttaaTCTAACTTTCCTGTCTCGCCACTatgttgtttcggcttggtatttattaatatgatctattgcctgaagtctgaccccttctatagaGTCTTTTGATACATTATAATCTTCGTCCTCCGTCGAAGCTagagtccttattgatcctgtctttgcttcttccggtgttattgcttcatcaccgaacAAAAGTTTAAATGGGgtgaaacctgttgatcttgagacgACAATATTATGATTCCACACCATTTTTACTAGTTCGTCTTGCCACTTTCCCTTTGGCAAATTAAAGATTGATCTCATTATTCCTGTGATAATGATTCCATTTGCCCGCTCTACTAAGCCACTGGATTCTAGATGTCTTactgatgcaaagtgtatttttgttccaatttgatcacagaaagttTTGAACGCTTCGAAGTCAATCTGTgctccattgtcaactgtgattgtcacaacccaaccaagttatcgggcccacgtaCACCAATCCTTGCCCTTAAGGCCTTGGATGTATATGTAAATGACTCAGATCACTTACTCGGGGTGACGAGTTCGATGAACTCGTTCATTCCCAAGGACCATTCACCATAGTTGCAAGTATTACAATAATCCAACAAGAACATATACTTTAAATACAGGAGTTGAGCAGAAGACTTTACAATTAAATAATATACATTAGCAGACTTTTTAAAGTATACAAACCAAgtattatgtattattattacatGCCCTGGATAGAATCAAGTGCTAACTTATTACAACAC is a genomic window of Zea mays cultivar B73 chromosome 5, Zm-B73-REFERENCE-NAM-5.0, whole genome shotgun sequence containing:
- the LOC103626829 gene encoding uncharacterized protein isoform X1, giving the protein MMFTEGLDESAISWIKQGMDSPASAPAPAPPRSPLSERPPLGQVAAAPRSPALHARPCGAGAGVGFFSPKGLPQVRVNGTHHSGLLGRHSVLLSVADSDEWEDESVASWGMPEDCYGGGNFSETGDEACSSDSRLMRRAMDRCGGGWDEEVTSQLSRKGGGGGIVRGQSKEFLRVEVRGAGAFDAGKCSGSGAQHPVDSISQGRYFEEQVLGTPSAPPIAGVEEDVMFHAVERAEMDGGLERNGVSSVADILAQDVHELHTSSIVHEDGVENNLLAQIPSFTINVQNAWQSFVAYDACFRLCLNAWARNCMEAPDFLRDECMVLRSAFGIQNFLLHPKHNSQVDGKQMYDKDGNCTIKGRKLVKQIEIEVKKIRVVPQRPKLRATSSFRNLYMQAGSEYVRQISKILKSQVTMLTSTSSTSLPEEMFTCTLELQSSCKGHKRDSISPQYLKPGTGESQLFYLESQGDVILVEVQDNNRVVIGRAKIQVSSLTDTQQQDEIIRWWPLYLDDQDCVGKVQLGMNLSMSSNNYGSEKMLQGGPAVDTIIYDMVLEAAMRAQNFNSKMLHINGPWIWLLDEFSDYYGISDAYRKLRYLSYIMNVAIPTKDCLELIYELIVPVTKAREDRTLTRQERSILIDCEDRIKSLLAALFENYKSLDEYSPTGLSDLFGPITDSAAPALAPAVQIFSVLHDILSKEAQDILRNYLQIAAAKRCRRHMIETDEFLSSNNDSLLTDPMTISAAYLKMKTLCINMSREIQADIKIHNQNILPSSIDLPNIAASLYSTELCKRLKGFLSSSPPSRPVQHVAELITATSEFERDLESWQVRPVHGGVISRQLFHDYIMVWIEDTRLQLLDNCKAEKISCPAVSTVSPFVEQMYEQIKESINEYGVVINRWPQYLMSLESAVADVEREIMKALEKQYMDILMPLRDGIPEKIEKQVQRLTRRQSIAPYVVPNQLGAFMNTVKRMLDVLHCRVEDILKSWAAYLTISCGNTVFGEQMNSITVMLKKKYKKYLQAIVDKLVSNTQANRNTRLKRILEETREADGESDIRDRMQAVRLQLSDSIHNLHEVFSSRIFVAICRGFWDRLGQIVLRFLESRKENRIWYRGSDYALGILDDVFASEMQKLLGSALQDKDLDPPQSVIDARSILC
- the LOC103626829 gene encoding uncharacterized protein isoform X2, translated to MMFTEGLDESAISWIKQGMDSPASAPAPAPPRSPLSERPPLGQVAAAPRSPALHARPCGAGAGVGFFSPKGLPQVRVNGTHHSGLLGRHSVLLSVADSDEWEDESVASWGMPEDCYGGGNFSETGDEACSSDSRLMRRAMDRCGGGWDEEVTSQLSRKGGGGGIVRGQSKEFLRVEVRGAGAFDAGKCSGSGAQHPVDSISQGRYFEEQVLGTPSAPPIAGVEEDVMFHAVERAEMDGGLERNGVSSVADILAQDVHELHTSSIVHEDGVENNLLAQIPSFTINVQNAWQSFVAYDACFRLCLNAWARNCMEAPDFLRDECMVLRSAFGIQNFLLHPKHNSQVDGKQMYDKDGNCTIKGRKLVKQIEIEVKKIRVVPQRPKLRATSSFRNLYMQAGSEYVRQISKILKSQVTMLTSTSSTSLPEEMFTCTLELQSSCKGHKRDSISPQYLKPGTGESQLFYLESQGDVILVEVQDNNRVVIGRAKIQVSSLTDTQQDEIIRWWPLYLDDQDCVGKVQLGMNLSMSSNNYGSEKMLQGGPAVDTIIYDMVLEAAMRAQNFNSKMLHINGPWIWLLDEFSDYYGISDAYRKLRYLSYIMNVAIPTKDCLELIYELIVPVTKAREDRTLTRQERSILIDCEDRIKSLLAALFENYKSLDEYSPTGLSDLFGPITDSAAPALAPAVQIFSVLHDILSKEAQDILRNYLQIAAAKRCRRHMIETDEFLSSNNDSLLTDPMTISAAYLKMKTLCINMSREIQADIKIHNQNILPSSIDLPNIAASLYSTELCKRLKGFLSSSPPSRPVQHVAELITATSEFERDLESWQVRPVHGGVISRQLFHDYIMVWIEDTRLQLLDNCKAEKISCPAVSTVSPFVEQMYEQIKESINEYGVVINRWPQYLMSLESAVADVEREIMKALEKQYMDILMPLRDGIPEKIEKQVQRLTRRQSIAPYVVPNQLGAFMNTVKRMLDVLHCRVEDILKSWAAYLTISCGNTVFGEQMNSITVMLKKKYKKYLQAIVDKLVSNTQANRNTRLKRILEETREADGESDIRDRMQAVRLQLSDSIHNLHEVFSSRIFVAICRGFWDRLGQIVLRFLESRKENRIWYRGSDYALGILDDVFASEMQKLLGSALQDKDLDPPQSVIDARSILC